Proteins encoded by one window of Canis lupus dingo isolate Sandy chromosome 10, ASM325472v2, whole genome shotgun sequence:
- the GMCL1 gene encoding germ cell-less protein-like 1 isoform X2, whose amino-acid sequence MGSLSSRVLRRRGRARAPPEPASGAGGAARRPDAGGGGGGGGGGGAGHGFCYCPGGRKRKRSGGALCYCHPDSDTDDDEDEGDEQQRLLNTPRRKKLKSTSKYIYQTLFLNGENSDIKICALGEEWNLHKIYLCQSGYFSSMFSGSWKESSMNIIELEIPDQNIDIEALQVAFGSLYRDDVLIKPSRVIAILAAACMLQLDGLIQQCGETMKETINVKTVCGYYTSAGTYGLDSVKKKCLEWLLNNLMTHQNVELFKELSINVMKQLIGSSNLFVMQVEMDVYTALKKWMFLQLVPSWNGSLKQLLTETDVWFSKRRKDFEGMTFLETEQGKPFVSVFRHLRLQYIISDLASARIIEQDSLVPSEWLSSVYKQQWLAMLRAEQDSEVGPQEINKEELEGNSMRCGRKLAKDGEYCWRWTGFNFGFDLLVTYTNRYIIFKRNTLNQPCSGSVSLQPRRSIAFRLRLASFDSSGKLICSRTTGYQILTLEKDQIAIYSGETRRREAEGEAGSLRGP is encoded by the exons ATGGGCTCCCTGAGCAGCCGGGTGCTGCGCCGCCGCGGGCGAGCCCGAGCCCCGCCGGAGCCGGCttccggggccgggggcgcggctCGCAGGCCGgacgcgggcgggggcggcggcggcggcggcggcggcggggccggccaCGGCTTCTGCTACTGTCCCGGCGGCCGCAAGCGCAAGCGGAGCGGCGGGGCCTTGTGCTACTGCCACCCGGACTCCGACACGGACGACGACGAGGACGAAGGCGACGAGCAGCAGCGGCTCCTCAACACGCCGCGCAG gaaaaaattaaagagtacATCCAAATATATTTACCAAACATTATTTTTGAATGGTGAAAATAGTGACATTAAGATTTGTGCTCTAGGAGAAGAGTGGAActtacacaaaatatatttatgtcaa tctggCTACTTTTCTAGTATGTTCAGTGGTTCTTGGAAAGAATCCAGCATGAATATTATTGAACTGGAGATTCCTGACCAGAATATTGATATAGAAG CACTACAGGTTGCATTTGGGTCACTATATCGCGATGATGTCTTAATAAAGCCCAGTCGAGTTATTGCCATTTTGGCAGCAGCTTGTATGTTGCAGTTG GATGGTTTAATACAGCAGTGTGGTgagacaatgaaggaaacaattaaTGTGAAAACTGTATGTGGCTATTACACATCAGCAGGGACCTATGGATTAGATTCTGTAAAGAAAAA GTGCCTTGAATGGCTTCTGAACAATTTGATGACTCACCAGAATGTTGAACTTTTTAAGGAACtcag TATAAATGTCATGAAACAGCTCATTGGCTCATCTAACTTATTTGTGATGCAAGTGGAGATGGATGTATACACAGCTCTTAAAAAG tgGATGTTCCTTCAACTTGTGCCTTCATGGAATGGATCTTTAAAACAGCTTTTGACTGAAACAGATGTCTGGTTTTCTAAGAGGAGAAAAG attttgaagGTATGACCTTCCTTGAAACCGAACAAGGAAAACCATTTGTGTCAGTATTCAGACATTTAAGGTTACAGTATATTATCAGTGATTTGGCCTCTGCAAGAATTATCGAACAAGATTCTTTGGTACCTTCAG aatggCTGTCTTCAGTGTATAAACAGCAATGGCTTGCTATGCTCCGGGCAGAACAAGACAGTGAGGTGGG GCCTcaagaaatcaataaagaagaaCTAGAGGGAAATAGTATGCGGTGTGGTAGAAAGCTTGCCAAAGATGGTGAA tacTGCTGGCGGTGGACAGGTTTTAACTTCGGCTTTGACCTGCTTGTAACTTACACCAATCGATACATCATTTTCAAACGCAACACACTGAATCAGCCATGTAGTGGATCTGTCAGTTTACAACCTCGAAGGAGCATAGCATTTAG ATTACGTTTGGCCTCTTTTGATAGTAGTGGAAAACTAATATGTAGTAGAACAACTGGCTATCAAATACTTACACTTGAAAAGGACCAG
- the GMCL1 gene encoding germ cell-less protein-like 1 isoform X1, translating to MGSLSSRVLRRRGRARAPPEPASGAGGAARRPDAGGGGGGGGGGGAGHGFCYCPGGRKRKRSGGALCYCHPDSDTDDDEDEGDEQQRLLNTPRRKKLKSTSKYIYQTLFLNGENSDIKICALGEEWNLHKIYLCQSGYFSSMFSGSWKESSMNIIELEIPDQNIDIEALQVAFGSLYRDDVLIKPSRVIAILAAACMLQLDGLIQQCGETMKETINVKTVCGYYTSAGTYGLDSVKKKCLEWLLNNLMTHQNVELFKELSINVMKQLIGSSNLFVMQVEMDVYTALKKWMFLQLVPSWNGSLKQLLTETDVWFSKRRKDFEGMTFLETEQGKPFVSVFRHLRLQYIISDLASARIIEQDSLVPSEWLSSVYKQQWLAMLRAEQDSEVGPQEINKEELEGNSMRCGRKLAKDGEYCWRWTGFNFGFDLLVTYTNRYIIFKRNTLNQPCSGSVSLQPRRSIAFRLRLASFDSSGKLICSRTTGYQILTLEKDQEQVVMNLDSRLLIFPLYICCNFLYISPEKRTENNHPENPEN from the exons ATGGGCTCCCTGAGCAGCCGGGTGCTGCGCCGCCGCGGGCGAGCCCGAGCCCCGCCGGAGCCGGCttccggggccgggggcgcggctCGCAGGCCGgacgcgggcgggggcggcggcggcggcggcggcggcggggccggccaCGGCTTCTGCTACTGTCCCGGCGGCCGCAAGCGCAAGCGGAGCGGCGGGGCCTTGTGCTACTGCCACCCGGACTCCGACACGGACGACGACGAGGACGAAGGCGACGAGCAGCAGCGGCTCCTCAACACGCCGCGCAG gaaaaaattaaagagtacATCCAAATATATTTACCAAACATTATTTTTGAATGGTGAAAATAGTGACATTAAGATTTGTGCTCTAGGAGAAGAGTGGAActtacacaaaatatatttatgtcaa tctggCTACTTTTCTAGTATGTTCAGTGGTTCTTGGAAAGAATCCAGCATGAATATTATTGAACTGGAGATTCCTGACCAGAATATTGATATAGAAG CACTACAGGTTGCATTTGGGTCACTATATCGCGATGATGTCTTAATAAAGCCCAGTCGAGTTATTGCCATTTTGGCAGCAGCTTGTATGTTGCAGTTG GATGGTTTAATACAGCAGTGTGGTgagacaatgaaggaaacaattaaTGTGAAAACTGTATGTGGCTATTACACATCAGCAGGGACCTATGGATTAGATTCTGTAAAGAAAAA GTGCCTTGAATGGCTTCTGAACAATTTGATGACTCACCAGAATGTTGAACTTTTTAAGGAACtcag TATAAATGTCATGAAACAGCTCATTGGCTCATCTAACTTATTTGTGATGCAAGTGGAGATGGATGTATACACAGCTCTTAAAAAG tgGATGTTCCTTCAACTTGTGCCTTCATGGAATGGATCTTTAAAACAGCTTTTGACTGAAACAGATGTCTGGTTTTCTAAGAGGAGAAAAG attttgaagGTATGACCTTCCTTGAAACCGAACAAGGAAAACCATTTGTGTCAGTATTCAGACATTTAAGGTTACAGTATATTATCAGTGATTTGGCCTCTGCAAGAATTATCGAACAAGATTCTTTGGTACCTTCAG aatggCTGTCTTCAGTGTATAAACAGCAATGGCTTGCTATGCTCCGGGCAGAACAAGACAGTGAGGTGGG GCCTcaagaaatcaataaagaagaaCTAGAGGGAAATAGTATGCGGTGTGGTAGAAAGCTTGCCAAAGATGGTGAA tacTGCTGGCGGTGGACAGGTTTTAACTTCGGCTTTGACCTGCTTGTAACTTACACCAATCGATACATCATTTTCAAACGCAACACACTGAATCAGCCATGTAGTGGATCTGTCAGTTTACAACCTCGAAGGAGCATAGCATTTAG ATTACGTTTGGCCTCTTTTGATAGTAGTGGAAAACTAATATGTAGTAGAACAACTGGCTATCAAATACTTACACTTGAAAAGGACCAG